A genomic stretch from Candidatus Omnitrophota bacterium includes:
- a CDS encoding exosortase system-associated protein, TIGR04073 family: MKNMIKGIIICVAILMLLNIATASYAQDMGKKLYRGLANIVTGWVELPKNIYDTSVEDNPLSGLTVGLAKGVGMTIVRTGAGVYETATFPFPIPEGYTPVLEPEFVFKGK; encoded by the coding sequence ATGAAGAACATGATAAAAGGAATTATAATTTGCGTGGCTATATTAATGTTACTCAATATAGCGACAGCTAGTTACGCTCAGGATATGGGTAAGAAGCTGTATAGAGGCTTAGCCAACATCGTTACCGGCTGGGTCGAGCTTCCGAAGAATATCTATGATACAAGCGTAGAGGACAATCCTCTCTCTGGCCTCACGGTCGGATTAGCGAAAGGTGTTGGAATGACGATAGTCAGAACGGGCGCAGGAGTATATGAGACCGCGACGTTCCCATTCCCGATACCGGAAGGCTATACCCCGGTTCTCGAGCCAGAATTTGTATTTAAGGGAAAATAG
- a CDS encoding PilZ domain-containing protein, whose translation MWNGINRRRFPRANYKCLISIKKRLTAKTISTHTENIGAGGICVLLKEDLGLFQGVDVELFIDEKGPQIKCGGTLVWVVKKTDPKQKGSYYYDTGIEFIDIRPEDRDKISDIIDEILKVRRQK comes from the coding sequence ATGTGGAATGGTATCAACAGGCGCAGGTTTCCCAGGGCAAACTATAAATGCCTCATATCCATAAAGAAGAGGCTGACGGCTAAAACCATATCGACCCATACGGAGAACATCGGCGCGGGCGGCATATGCGTTTTACTGAAAGAGGATCTCGGTCTTTTTCAAGGTGTAGACGTAGAGCTCTTCATAGACGAAAAAGGCCCCCAGATAAAGTGCGGCGGCACATTAGTATGGGTCGTGAAGAAAACCGATCCCAAGCAGAAGGGATCTTACTATTACGACACCGGCATTGAATTTATAGATATAAGGCCCGAGGATAGGGATAAGATATCCGATATCATTGATGAGATATTGAAGGTACGAAGGCAGAAGTGA
- a CDS encoding XrtA-associated ATPase → MYREFFGLKEKPFNITSDPNFLFLSRVHKEALSHLLYGINERKGFLEITGEVGAGKTTLCRALLNRLDKRTKSAFIFNSTLPELQLLQAILEDYGIIVTSRNKVSLLKQLNNFLIEELTRGNNVVLIIDEAQNLKPSILEEIRMLSNLETDKDKLFQIVLVGQPELKNKLASPGLRQLRQRISVRFHITPLDKDEVADYISHRLGVAGSAGQITFEPGAIEKIHDFSGGIPRLINMVCDKSMLTAYTMETMKITMPIVERSIQEMEGCLPR, encoded by the coding sequence ATGTATAGAGAATTTTTCGGCTTAAAAGAGAAGCCCTTCAATATAACAAGCGACCCCAATTTCTTGTTCTTGAGCCGTGTCCATAAGGAAGCCCTATCCCACCTGCTATATGGCATAAACGAACGGAAAGGTTTTCTCGAAATAACCGGCGAGGTCGGCGCCGGCAAGACTACCCTGTGCAGGGCGCTGCTTAACAGGCTTGATAAAAGGACTAAGAGCGCATTTATATTCAACTCCACGCTTCCGGAACTGCAGCTTCTGCAGGCTATACTTGAGGATTACGGTATAATAGTCACCAGCCGCAATAAGGTGTCGTTATTGAAACAGCTGAACAATTTCCTTATAGAGGAGCTCACGCGCGGAAACAATGTCGTGCTCATTATCGATGAGGCCCAGAACCTGAAGCCTTCGATACTCGAAGAGATAAGGATGCTTTCGAATCTTGAGACTGACAAGGATAAGCTTTTTCAAATCGTGCTGGTCGGACAGCCGGAGCTGAAAAACAAACTGGCTTCGCCCGGACTAAGGCAGCTCAGGCAGCGTATATCCGTACGTTTTCATATAACACCTCTTGATAAGGACGAGGTGGCGGATTACATAAGCCACAGGCTCGGCGTGGCCGGGTCGGCGGGCCAGATAACATTTGAGCCCGGAGCGATCGAGAAGATACATGATTTTTCAGGAGGCATACCTCGTCTTATCAATATGGTCTGTGATAAATCCATGCTGACGGCGTATACGATGGAGACGATGAAAATAACCATGCCGATCGTGGAGCGCAGCATTCAAGAGATGGAAGGGTGTTTACCGAGATGA
- a CDS encoding GNAT family N-acetyltransferase, with protein MEHTLRAYKKSDANSVKELILGILAGEYPFDKSAYSDSDLEKIGETYGGKKDAFFVIDEGSQVAGTVGVKMETSDTALLRRLFVDVKRRRHGYGSELIEKAIDFCRKNNYKKICFRCTDRMSDAMKLCIKKGFKETDTLSVSGFNIHKLELTLS; from the coding sequence ATGGAACATACTTTAAGAGCATATAAAAAGAGCGACGCCAACAGCGTAAAAGAACTGATACTCGGTATACTCGCCGGAGAATATCCTTTTGATAAGTCCGCTTACTCCGACAGCGATCTGGAAAAGATCGGCGAGACATACGGGGGAAAAAAAGACGCGTTCTTTGTCATTGATGAAGGCTCCCAGGTAGCGGGAACCGTCGGGGTCAAGATGGAGACCAGCGATACAGCTTTATTACGCAGGTTGTTCGTTGATGTAAAACGCCGCCGCCACGGTTACGGATCGGAACTCATTGAAAAAGCGATTGATTTTTGCAGGAAGAATAATTACAAGAAGATTTGCTTCAGATGCACCGACAGGATGTCGGACGCGATGAAGCTATGCATCAAAAAAGGCTTCAAGGAAACCGACACTCTATCGGTAAGCGGTTTCAATATCCATAAGCTCGAGCTCACTTTAAGCTAA
- the aroB gene encoding 3-dehydroquinate synthase, with the protein MKKIRVRLGERSYDILIGRGLIGKCGRILKNLDVGSDAVVITNRRVAALYKRAIEKTLKRNSFTAHFEFIADSEKAKSLSVASDVLNRLSRYDLNKRIFIIALGGGVVGDLAGFVASIYKRGVPYVQIPTTLLAQVDSSIGGKVGVDLDVAKNLVGSFYQPKAVISDVSAMRTLSVRQIRNGLAEIIKYGVIKDAALFGYLESNYKRIMKLEEGALEYIVSRSGKIKSDIVAKDELDRKRVRAVLNYGHTIGHAVEAAAGYSDRYGHGEAIAIGMLAAGRIASDLGLIKESEADRVERLIKKVGLPVSIKGLAISKVYEAHLHDKKFADGRNRFILASRIGSARVVDGVAGSVIRNALKGYIKI; encoded by the coding sequence ATGAAGAAAATAAGAGTCCGGCTCGGAGAGCGCTCGTATGATATACTGATAGGCCGCGGCCTGATCGGTAAGTGCGGACGCATACTTAAAAATCTTGATGTCGGATCGGACGCCGTAGTCATCACAAACCGCCGTGTAGCGGCTCTCTATAAGCGTGCCATCGAAAAGACCCTTAAGCGAAATTCCTTCACAGCGCATTTCGAGTTTATAGCCGATTCTGAGAAGGCAAAATCTCTATCCGTTGCCTCAGACGTATTGAACAGGTTAAGCCGCTATGACCTCAATAAGCGCATCTTCATAATAGCTCTAGGCGGCGGGGTCGTAGGAGATCTTGCGGGTTTCGTCGCCTCTATATATAAGAGAGGCGTCCCTTATGTGCAGATACCCACGACACTACTGGCGCAGGTGGACTCCTCGATAGGCGGAAAAGTGGGCGTGGACCTGGACGTAGCAAAGAACCTGGTCGGCTCTTTTTATCAGCCAAAAGCGGTTATATCCGATGTGTCGGCTATGCGGACGCTTTCAGTCAGACAGATACGAAATGGTCTCGCCGAAATAATAAAATACGGCGTCATAAAAGATGCCGCGCTATTCGGGTACCTTGAATCAAATTACAAAAGAATAATGAAGCTTGAAGAAGGCGCGCTTGAGTACATAGTGTCGAGATCCGGCAAGATCAAATCCGACATCGTAGCCAAAGACGAACTCGACAGAAAACGCGTCAGGGCCGTATTAAATTACGGGCACACCATAGGACATGCCGTAGAAGCGGCAGCCGGTTACTCCGACAGATACGGACACGGGGAGGCGATAGCAATAGGCATGCTGGCGGCAGGCCGCATAGCCTCCGATCTTGGACTTATCAAAGAATCGGAAGCCGATAGGGTGGAGAGGCTCATCAAGAAAGTCGGACTGCCCGTCTCAATAAAAGGACTGGCGATCTCGAAGGTTTATGAGGCCCATCTTCATGATAAGAAATTTGCGGACGGCAGGAACCGTTTCATTCTGGCAAGCAGGATAGGCAGCGCTAGAGTGGTTGATGGTGTGGCCGGTTCGGTCATACGCAACGCCTTGAAAGGCTATATTAAAATCTAA
- a CDS encoding small basic protein has translation MSQHPSLRSSDKDKAQRSVLKRYERVKILKDKDKWTEKDSVYKLPKIKIVKFKVKKEKAAATETAAEGAAAPAAPGAATGASAEKTAPAKGPVKPAAGSDAKKTAK, from the coding sequence ATGTCACAGCATCCAAGCCTGCGCTCGTCGGATAAAGATAAAGCGCAAAGATCAGTTCTAAAAAGATACGAGAGAGTAAAGATACTGAAGGATAAAGATAAGTGGACGGAAAAAGATTCTGTATATAAATTGCCCAAGATCAAGATAGTTAAGTTCAAAGTTAAAAAAGAGAAGGCGGCCGCAACCGAAACCGCTGCCGAAGGCGCGGCCGCACCGGCGGCTCCGGGCGCAGCCACGGGCGCTTCTGCCGAAAAGACCGCTCCGGCTAAAGGCCCGGTGAAACCGGCTGCCGGCAGTGATGCCAAGAAGACGGCAAAATAA
- a CDS encoding SPOR domain-containing protein — MEEEKYQKKLFEFEQPKRSFSRLSDMLPKADFEGRVAITISLEKLVFISIGIMMVMVVVYALGVESGKSRADTTGAQVTKPLPSPPVSQAQQNRPATIPAKNILNTAPIVPAAKNMAPARQIIQEQAKTAAIGKASKPFTILAGTFTKRENAEAACAVLARQGLNAAVTYSQFYYRVCVGIYANSAEAERDLARVKSIYKDAMLKPR; from the coding sequence ATGGAAGAGGAAAAGTACCAAAAAAAACTGTTTGAGTTTGAACAGCCAAAAAGATCTTTTTCGCGCCTGTCGGACATGCTGCCAAAAGCTGATTTCGAAGGCAGGGTCGCCATCACTATCAGCCTGGAGAAGCTGGTATTCATTTCAATAGGGATAATGATGGTGATGGTGGTAGTGTATGCTTTGGGCGTCGAAAGCGGGAAGTCCCGCGCGGACACGACCGGCGCTCAAGTAACGAAACCTCTGCCATCACCTCCTGTCTCCCAGGCCCAGCAGAACCGCCCGGCCACCATTCCGGCTAAGAACATATTGAATACGGCGCCTATAGTTCCTGCCGCGAAGAATATGGCGCCTGCCAGGCAGATAATTCAAGAGCAGGCAAAAACAGCGGCCATCGGTAAGGCCTCTAAGCCTTTCACAATACTCGCCGGCACATTCACCAAGCGGGAGAATGCCGAGGCCGCTTGCGCGGTACTGGCCCGGCAGGGCCTTAACGCCGCTGTAACGTACAGTCAGTTTTACTATAGAGTATGCGTTGGGATCTACGCTAACAGTGCCGAAGCCGAGAGAGACCTGGCCAGAGTAAAAAGCATTTACAAAGACGCAATGCTTAAACCAAGGTAA
- a CDS encoding ATP-dependent DNA helicase, with the protein MKFYEQLNTKQKIAVDTIEGPLLVLAGPGTGKTQLLSVRAASILRKTDIRPENILILTYTNPAAKAMKERLASVIGPSGYDVEVGTFHSFANSMLQESVEAANYIGDKILMDEVEHVKVIEYILNNTDGLDEIRPFRSPYTYLKDILKKISDMKKDDVTPEDLKRYLKDKKSHYLSMEEKYINRLKALSIVYERYEEIKEAGAKGLLDERGRYDFDDMIIFAVMAIRKEENLRKEYRDRYKYIMVDEYQDTNGAQLDLLFELAEGAKANICCVGDDDQSIYRFQGANIDNFKRLEERFPAIEKVFLTDNYRSSGDLIAASGKISHLLDIRVADKTLNSVRRFKDKELTYREFSTEEEELLYITDRVKELKARAESDAALSAEERKHPYNGIAVLVRKRDHILKIIDAFLRQGIPYATDGKEDIGQEKRVGQLLDVLQLAHIDPIDTESKDTALYKVLAADYFRIPQADLLRFINYAYEKRKRAPGSKTLLTEFLSYFSSEKDDLRLASPEKSRRAFEAVKRLLRDAYDIPVHTLLINFIKDAGIYKYILKEYSDNGILRIRQLRSIGSFINMVKRSDLADPAIRLGEFLSEIETRKNHGIPIQGDLVTLTQEGVRVYTAHGSKGLEFRSVMIPFCLQNKNWPARAFPDKIPLPFDLFKNKREYPDKDALKKLSLQDETRLFYVAMTRAKSDLIFTASPSEDNISSSYLDKLGISKDGAKGQGEDEETLVGKSLKITDLEDPFIGTDEVLKDMISSLTLNPTRLNNYITCRRKFLYDDILKLPGQKKKSLVFGNCVHKALEETYREYMDKRVFPSLKFFQDAFRRELKFQGVDKSMENDCLNKMKTLKGWFDRESMHPVVPIDLEKKLMITIGDNIIFTGKYDKVEWEDEDKGLVRILDYKTGKPDNHIKNIDQSKDLASADCDGYLRQLAAYKLLFERDRKESRGRKAASLTLVFIEPVSANIARSSLKKGDYISKSVYITDEMVAELEGIIKDVWSDIKKLRFEKLKTRDENICAKCDFDNICWR; encoded by the coding sequence TTGAAATTTTACGAACAATTGAATACGAAGCAGAAGATCGCCGTCGATACCATAGAGGGACCTCTTCTTGTGCTCGCCGGTCCCGGCACAGGCAAGACCCAGCTGCTTTCGGTGAGGGCTGCGTCGATCCTCCGAAAGACCGATATCCGTCCGGAGAATATACTCATACTCACATATACCAACCCTGCCGCGAAAGCCATGAAGGAGAGGCTCGCGTCAGTGATAGGCCCTTCCGGCTACGATGTCGAGGTGGGCACATTTCACAGTTTCGCGAATTCGATGCTCCAGGAATCCGTAGAGGCCGCCAACTATATCGGAGATAAGATACTGATGGATGAGGTTGAGCATGTGAAAGTGATCGAATATATATTGAATAATACCGACGGATTGGACGAGATCAGGCCGTTCAGGTCACCCTATACATATCTTAAGGATATATTGAAAAAGATAAGCGATATGAAGAAAGACGATGTGACGCCGGAGGACCTTAAACGTTATTTAAAAGACAAGAAGAGCCATTACCTTTCGATGGAGGAGAAATACATAAACAGGCTGAAGGCGCTTTCCATCGTATATGAAAGATATGAGGAGATCAAAGAGGCAGGGGCCAAGGGCCTCCTGGATGAGCGCGGGAGATATGATTTCGATGATATGATCATATTCGCGGTCATGGCCATAAGAAAAGAAGAGAACTTGCGCAAAGAATATAGGGATCGCTATAAATACATTATGGTCGATGAATACCAGGACACAAACGGCGCGCAGCTTGACCTGCTCTTCGAACTGGCCGAAGGCGCCAAGGCCAACATTTGCTGCGTGGGCGATGACGACCAGTCGATATACCGCTTCCAGGGCGCGAATATAGATAATTTTAAAAGACTGGAAGAGAGGTTCCCCGCTATAGAGAAGGTCTTCCTGACGGATAATTACCGCTCCTCAGGTGACCTGATAGCTGCTTCCGGAAAGATATCGCATCTTCTGGATATACGGGTAGCGGATAAGACGCTTAATAGTGTCAGGCGCTTCAAGGATAAAGAGCTTACCTATAGGGAGTTCTCTACAGAAGAGGAGGAATTGCTCTATATAACCGACAGAGTTAAGGAACTCAAGGCCAGGGCCGAGAGCGATGCCGCCTTAAGCGCCGAAGAGCGCAAGCACCCTTATAACGGTATAGCCGTCCTGGTGAGAAAACGGGACCATATACTGAAAATAATAGACGCCTTTCTGCGCCAAGGCATACCCTATGCCACAGACGGCAAAGAGGATATCGGCCAGGAGAAACGCGTCGGACAGCTTCTGGACGTATTACAGCTTGCGCACATAGACCCAATAGATACGGAATCAAAAGATACCGCGCTCTATAAGGTCCTCGCCGCGGACTACTTCCGGATACCGCAGGCGGACCTGCTCAGGTTTATAAATTACGCTTACGAAAAAAGGAAAAGGGCGCCAGGGAGTAAGACGCTCCTGACGGAGTTCCTCTCCTATTTTTCATCGGAAAAAGATGATTTAAGATTAGCCTCGCCGGAAAAGTCAAGGCGCGCGTTCGAAGCCGTTAAACGGTTACTCAGAGACGCTTACGACATACCGGTGCATACACTGCTTATCAATTTCATAAAAGACGCCGGCATCTATAAATATATCCTGAAGGAGTATTCCGATAACGGCATATTGAGGATAAGGCAGCTCAGGAGCATAGGATCGTTCATAAATATGGTGAAGAGAAGCGACTTGGCCGATCCTGCGATAAGGCTGGGCGAATTTCTGAGCGAAATAGAGACCAGGAAAAACCACGGCATCCCGATCCAGGGGGACCTGGTAACGCTGACTCAAGAGGGCGTCAGGGTATATACCGCGCATGGGTCCAAGGGCCTGGAATTCCGTTCCGTTATGATACCTTTCTGCCTTCAAAATAAGAATTGGCCCGCGCGGGCGTTCCCCGATAAGATCCCGCTGCCGTTCGACCTTTTTAAGAATAAGAGAGAGTATCCGGATAAAGACGCTTTAAAGAAGCTTTCACTGCAGGATGAGACGCGCCTTTTTTATGTCGCCATGACTCGCGCTAAATCGGACCTGATATTCACAGCGAGCCCCTCGGAAGATAATATCTCATCTTCGTATCTTGATAAACTCGGTATTTCTAAAGACGGCGCGAAGGGCCAGGGCGAGGATGAGGAAACCCTGGTAGGCAAGTCGCTCAAGATTACAGACCTTGAGGACCCGTTTATAGGCACAGACGAGGTTCTTAAAGATATGATCTCCAGCCTGACCCTTAACCCCACCCGGCTGAATAACTATATAACCTGCAGGAGAAAATTTCTCTACGACGACATACTGAAGCTTCCCGGGCAAAAAAAGAAAAGCCTCGTCTTCGGTAATTGCGTGCATAAGGCCCTGGAAGAAACATACAGGGAGTACATGGATAAGCGCGTCTTCCCATCTCTGAAATTTTTCCAGGACGCTTTCAGGCGGGAGCTTAAATTTCAGGGGGTCGATAAATCGATGGAGAACGACTGTCTCAATAAAATGAAGACATTGAAAGGCTGGTTCGACCGCGAATCTATGCACCCCGTAGTGCCTATAGACCTGGAAAAGAAGCTTATGATAACCATAGGCGACAATATAATCTTCACGGGCAAATACGACAAAGTCGAGTGGGAAGATGAGGATAAAGGTTTAGTGAGGATACTGGACTATAAGACGGGCAAGCCCGACAATCATATAAAGAATATCGATCAGTCGAAAGATCTGGCAAGCGCGGATTGTGACGGATATTTAAGGCAGCTGGCCGCGTATAAATTATTATTCGAGAGGGACAGGAAAGAATCTAGGGGAAGGAAGGCGGCCAGCCTGACGCTGGTATTCATCGAACCCGTATCGGCAAATATAGCGCGTTCATCATTAAAAAAAGGCGACTACATATCAAAATCGGTCTACATCACGGATGAGATGGTCGCCGAGCTTGAGGGGATCATAAAAGATGTATGGAGCGATATAAAGAAGTTGAGATTTGAAAAATTGAAAACGCGCGATGAGAATATTTGCGCGAAATGCGATTTCGATAACATATGCTGGAGGTGA